One genomic window of Coffea eugenioides isolate CCC68of chromosome 1, Ceug_1.0, whole genome shotgun sequence includes the following:
- the LOC113770229 gene encoding uncharacterized protein LOC113770229: protein MVHVPTFDGTPDSDSAEKWLDEIENNFALLQVPKEMKHLIIKPFLVREVNKWWATLEPTVAPPVSWTKFREEFLKYFLPPAMRIQKINQFENLKQTPRMSMVQYSNKFTTLGRFVPSTMADVELKKYKFIRGLSSRIQIKVNTAYIPTFNEVLDASVKAETDCKRFDEEGKNKRSRLGNELAVLGALKPGGRFRLIKKSCGSPLKITGGNTFPVCKTCGNMYRGECRLKKIFPLCKTCGKIH, encoded by the coding sequence ATGGTCCATGTCCCTACCTTTGATGGAACTCCTGACTCGGATTCGGCAGAAAAGTGGTTAGAcgaaatagaaaataattttgcACTTTTGCAAGTGCCGAAGGAGATGAAACACCTAATCATCAAACCCTTTTTGGTAAGAGAAGTCAATAAGTGGTGGGCAACTCTGGAACCTACCGTCGCCCCACCAGTAAGTTGGACAAAATTTAGAGAGGAGTTCCTGAAATACTTTTTACCACCTGCCATGAGAATACAGAAAATAAATCAGTTTGAAAATCTGAAACAAACACCGAGGATGTCTATGGTGCAGTATTCGAATAAGTTCACGACGCTAGGAAGGTTCGTGCCGTCGACAATGGCGGATGTTGAGTTGAAGAAATATAAGTTTATACGGGGGTTGTCGAGTAGGATTCAAATTAAGGTGAACACCGCTTACATCCCTACGTTTAATGAAGTGTTGGATGCCAGCGTTAAAGCTGAGACTGATTGCAAGAGATTTGATGAAGAAGGTAAGAATAAAAGGTCTAGACTAGGAAATGAACTTGCAGTGTTAGGAGCACTGAAACCCGGCGGACGGTTTCGCTTAATTAAGAAAAGTTGTGGGTCACCACTGAAGATAACTGGAGGAAATACCTTCCCTGTGTGTAAAACTTGCGGGAACATGTATCGGGGAGAATGCCGACTTAAGAAGATTTTCCCTCTGTGCAAAACTTGTGGGAAGATACATTGA